Proteins from a single region of Carassius gibelio isolate Cgi1373 ecotype wild population from Czech Republic chromosome B15, carGib1.2-hapl.c, whole genome shotgun sequence:
- the LOC127972713 gene encoding zona pellucida-like domain-containing protein 1 isoform X1, with protein MVLLSLLILGALVKGHLALTASDCGTSFRRPAYTDIAVYCGTQSINLAIQVCPVIYTGYNESLLILNQVRNDPLCRGTMDSTVNPPVVRFSFPLTQLDACGSIFRTTSAPGTGIFSDFSNIQTVNVSGVVRSIDPTIGTVTYNAELSYFYSCAYPLQYLINNTKVDVSSSSIAVIDNNGSFISTLSMQLFKVNTRLMKKVSKIYSFFYAVPYCVQDFISDLCLQDINYTTPLVIPALGVELRTRIYVQVIAANLTSQYRVLLDRCYASISALPSNSTFFNLFVPCSQDQFTTMSENGNSQKARFSFPAFRFTEQQNQTISTYYLHCITRLCETSSCAQFKQCTRRRRRETQTMQIKDGVSDTTRISSGPIRIRAETPLSTKEEAVSSPQKDSGNGASTGLGIALAVLVIVGTIAALMAVSFYRRLKMLR; from the exons ATGGTTCTACTCAGCCTCTTGATTTTGGGTGCGCTGGTTAAAGGCCACCTGGCTCTTACTGCTAGTGACTGTGGGACTTCCTTCAGGCGTCCAG CGTACACAGACATTGCAGTGTATTGCGGGACCCAGTCTATAAATCTGGCCATCCAGGTTTGCCCGGTCATTTACACTGGATATAACGAGAGCCTGTTGATTCTGAATCAAGTCAGAAATGATCCGTTGTGTCGCGGCACGATGGACTCGACAGTCAATCCTCCAGTCGTGCGCTTCAGCTTCCCGCTAACACAATTAGACGCCTGCGGCAGCATCTTCCGC ACCACCAGCGCTCCAGGGACAGGGATCTTCTCGGACTTCTCTAACATCCAGACAGTGAATGTCAGTGGGGTGGTCAGATCTATTGACCCCACAATAGGAACAGTGACCTACAACGCCGAGCTGAGCTATTTTTACTCCTGTGCATATCCTCTCCAGTACCTGATCAACAATACAAAAGTTGATGT GTCATCCTCCTCCATTGCAGTGATTGACAACAATGGTAGCTTCATCAGCACTTTAAGCATGCAGCTCTTCAAAGTAAATACACGACTAAtgaaaaaagtttcgaaaatctATAGCTTTTTCTATGCTGTGCCATACTGTGTCCAAGACTTCATATCTGACCTGTGTCTCCAGGATATAAACTACACAACTCCACTCGTCATCCCTGCTCTTGGTGTAGAGCTCAGAACCAGAATCTACGTGCAAGTCATCGCAGCAAACTTGACTTCACA GTATCGTGTTCTGCTGGATCGATGCTATGCCTCCATCTCAGCCTTACCCTCAAATTCAACCTTTTTCAACCTCTTCGTCCC GTGCTCTCAGGATCAGTTTACCACCATGTCGGAGAATGGAAACAGTCAGAAGGCTCGCTTTAGCTTCCCGGCCTTCCGCTTTACTGAGCAGCAGAACCAGACCATTTCCACCTACTACCTGCACTGCATCACCAGGCTGTGTGAAACCAGCAGCTGCGCACAGTTCAAG CAATGCACCAGGAGGAGAAGACGGGAAACACAGACAATGCAAATTAAAGATGGAGTCTCAGACACCACCCGCATCTCCTCAGGACCGATTAGGATTAGAGCAGAAACCC CTCTCAGCACTAAGGAAGAAG CCGTGAGCAGCCCACAGAAGGACAGTGGTAATGGGGCATCTACAGGACTGGGCATCGCTCTGGCCGTCCTCGTCATTGTGGGCACCATTGCTGCCCTCATGGCCGTGTCATTTTACCGAAGACTTAAGATGCTGCGTTAG
- the LOC127972713 gene encoding zona pellucida-like domain-containing protein 1 isoform X2: MVLLSLLILGALVKGHLALTASDCGTSFRRPAYTDIAVYCGTQSINLAIQVCPVIYTGYNESLLILNQVRNDPLCRGTMDSTVNPPVVRFSFPLTQLDACGSIFRTTSAPGTGIFSDFSNIQTVNVSGVVRSIDPTIGTVTYNAELSYFYSCAYPLQYLINNTKVDVSSSSIAVIDNNGSFISTLSMQLFKDINYTTPLVIPALGVELRTRIYVQVIAANLTSQYRVLLDRCYASISALPSNSTFFNLFVPCSQDQFTTMSENGNSQKARFSFPAFRFTEQQNQTISTYYLHCITRLCETSSCAQFKQCTRRRRRETQTMQIKDGVSDTTRISSGPIRIRAETPLSTKEEAVSSPQKDSGNGASTGLGIALAVLVIVGTIAALMAVSFYRRLKMLR, from the exons ATGGTTCTACTCAGCCTCTTGATTTTGGGTGCGCTGGTTAAAGGCCACCTGGCTCTTACTGCTAGTGACTGTGGGACTTCCTTCAGGCGTCCAG CGTACACAGACATTGCAGTGTATTGCGGGACCCAGTCTATAAATCTGGCCATCCAGGTTTGCCCGGTCATTTACACTGGATATAACGAGAGCCTGTTGATTCTGAATCAAGTCAGAAATGATCCGTTGTGTCGCGGCACGATGGACTCGACAGTCAATCCTCCAGTCGTGCGCTTCAGCTTCCCGCTAACACAATTAGACGCCTGCGGCAGCATCTTCCGC ACCACCAGCGCTCCAGGGACAGGGATCTTCTCGGACTTCTCTAACATCCAGACAGTGAATGTCAGTGGGGTGGTCAGATCTATTGACCCCACAATAGGAACAGTGACCTACAACGCCGAGCTGAGCTATTTTTACTCCTGTGCATATCCTCTCCAGTACCTGATCAACAATACAAAAGTTGATGT GTCATCCTCCTCCATTGCAGTGATTGACAACAATGGTAGCTTCATCAGCACTTTAAGCATGCAGCTCTTCAAA GATATAAACTACACAACTCCACTCGTCATCCCTGCTCTTGGTGTAGAGCTCAGAACCAGAATCTACGTGCAAGTCATCGCAGCAAACTTGACTTCACA GTATCGTGTTCTGCTGGATCGATGCTATGCCTCCATCTCAGCCTTACCCTCAAATTCAACCTTTTTCAACCTCTTCGTCCC GTGCTCTCAGGATCAGTTTACCACCATGTCGGAGAATGGAAACAGTCAGAAGGCTCGCTTTAGCTTCCCGGCCTTCCGCTTTACTGAGCAGCAGAACCAGACCATTTCCACCTACTACCTGCACTGCATCACCAGGCTGTGTGAAACCAGCAGCTGCGCACAGTTCAAG CAATGCACCAGGAGGAGAAGACGGGAAACACAGACAATGCAAATTAAAGATGGAGTCTCAGACACCACCCGCATCTCCTCAGGACCGATTAGGATTAGAGCAGAAACCC CTCTCAGCACTAAGGAAGAAG CCGTGAGCAGCCCACAGAAGGACAGTGGTAATGGGGCATCTACAGGACTGGGCATCGCTCTGGCCGTCCTCGTCATTGTGGGCACCATTGCTGCCCTCATGGCCGTGTCATTTTACCGAAGACTTAAGATGCTGCGTTAG